GTTGTGCTCCGACTGAACCTGATAGCGCCCGCCGAGCGCGACGGAGACCGTCGGTTCATCCGAGTCATTCGTGTTGAACGTCAGCGTGCCGCTGCGCACGAGGGTGGTCGTGCCACCGTCGAGGACGAACTTCACCTGCATGTCGTAGAACGTGCCGGGCGCGATGGGGCCGCTCGGGGCGTTCAGCACGACCCAACCGGTGGGGACGGTCACGTTGCTGACCGTCAGGGGCTGGTTGCCGGTGTTGCGGATGCGCAGGGTGCCGGTGTCGTGCACGACGTCCGGGGTCGTCTCGTTCAGCTTGCCGATGCGGTGGAACGCCATGCGTTCATCGAGGCCGACGTTGTCCAGGCTCTTCACACCCACCTCTGGCCCGGCCGCCGCGGCCCGGACGTTGGAGATGATGAAGACGATGTCGTTGCCGTCGTAGCTGCCGTCGAACTCCTCGACGCCGACCACGTACGTGTTCGGCACCACGGTGCCGTCGGGCGTCTTCATCGGGTAGAAGCGGAACTTGTGCTTGTTCTGCGCCGCCCAGGTGTTCAGCGCGTCCTCACTGAAGGCATCGCGGAAGTTGACGTTGTCGGCGTCCTTGAATCCGGGCCAGGTCGTGTACAGGCCGAAGCTCTTGTTGCCCGGATCGAACAGCGTCGTCCCGTTGACCGTCGGCGCCACCGTCTGCGCGTCGGCGGTGGGAACGGTGAACAGCGGCGTCTTGGCGCCGGTGGAGCCCGGCGTGTAATAGCCCAGCGTGAGCGCGGGGTTGCTCGCGAGGCCCATGACCGCCAGCGGGGTGATGGTGACGGGCTGCGACGAGTCGGCGCGCAGCAGGCGCTCCATGCCGCTGACCTCTTCGTTGGCGCCGAGCGGTTCGGTCGAACTGTACAGGGCGGTGCTGCCGGGGTTCGTGTCGCCGACGTTGGTCGGGATCTGGTACAGATTGAAGATGGCGGCCAGCGACGGTTCGTTGTTGCCACCGATGCCGCTCGTGCCCAAGCCGCGCAGCGCGATGACGGTATTGGGCTGGTCGGGATCGTTGCTCTTGATCGTCAGGGTCGCGGTCTTCAGGCCGAGCGAGGTCGCGTTCATCGCGACGTTCACGACCAGGCTCTGGCCCGGCTGGATCGACTGCGGCAGCTCCGGCTTGCCGACGAAGACGAACTGGTTGGCGTTGGCGCCACCGATCGTCAGACCGTCAGACGGAAAGGCGAGCGGCTGGGTGCCATTGTTGGTGATCTTGATGGCCTGCGCGGGACCGGGCACGTTGGTGCCACTGGAGACGCGTACGTCGTTGAAGTGGTAGGCCTCCTTCTCCACCGAGACGTTGGCGCCGGGGGCGATCGGGCGCATCAGCGTGAGCTGGTTGCCGCCGTACTCGGCGACGTACAGGTAACCGTTGAGCGTGTTCTCGGTGATGTCGAGCGGGTCGACGAAGTGCGTCATGCCCGCGAGGCCACTGGTGGCGGCCCCGATCGAGCCATCGTCGCCGACGTCGAGGATCAGGATGTCGTCGCCACCGCTGTAGCGCGCCACGAGCATCTTGCCCTTGAGCGCGCCACCGAAGGTGTTGCTCTTGTACTCGATGACGCCGTTCGGCGAGTAGTTTTGCCCGAACACGTACGCGGGGCCCGAGTAGTTCGCAGCCGGCTGCGTGCCGACCGGGTAGGACCACTGTTCGTTCACGTCGACGCCGCTGGTCGGGTTGCCACCGTGTGCGTAGAACTCGTTGCGCGACGGGTTGGGGTGACCGTAATATCCGTTGGCCTTCACGTCGTAAAGCCAGTCGTCCTGCGTCTGCTTGACGTTGGTGATCTGCGACGTGGTGGGGGTCGCGGGCAGCGTCCCGTTGGCGGCCGAGCCATTGGTGGGGGCGTAGAGGTGCCCGTTGCTGTGCCACAGCAGATCGTACCCGTTGCGCACGCCGGTGGCGTACAGCTTCACCGGCGCATTGCTGGCGAAGGGATTGTAGGAGCCGCCGACATCGCTGGTGCGGACGTTGATCGGACCGGTATTGTTGAAGTCAGCCGCGATCGCCGCGACGTCGACCTGGAGGACGGCGGCGGTCAACTGAGATTCCGTGCGCTGGTTCCAGGCGAAGTCCTGGCCACCCATGGCTGACATCGAACCCTGCTGGAAGTAGAGCTTGCCATCGGGGCCGAACACCGGCTGGTTGGTCGTGTGGTCGCGGTAGCTGCGCGGCAGGTCGACCACGAAATCGCGGTACGTGCTGAGCGATGATCCGGTCAGACGGGAGATCTTGCCACTGTGGTTGGCGGCGCCGACCTGCTTGTAGTCGCTGTGCGCAACCCACAGGATCAGGTTCGACGCGGTCGACGCCGGGTCGAACGTCACGCCGGAGATCAACCGGTTGCCACCATTGTTGTTCTTGACGGTCGAGATGACCTGCGCCACGCCGAGCGTACCGTTGGCGTTGATCGGGTAGCGATAGATGTCGCCGGCGTCCGTGGGGGCGTACAGGCGCCCGTCGGGACCGATGCTGACGCCGGTGAACTTCTGCCCGGTGGCGGTGGGCAGCGCGATCTTCTCGAACGCGATCACGGAGTCGGGCTGGACGACGGCGTTGCCGGTCGTGAACGTGGCGCTGTACGGCAGGAAGCTCGCGCCGCTGGTGTCCTTCAGTTCATCGGTCACCTGGAACGTGTACGACGTGTTCGGGTCCAGTTGGCTGGAGGGCTGCAGGACGATCGCGCCACCGGCGGCGTCGGTGTTCAGGACGGCGTTGACCAGCGCGCCGTCGCTCGTGCGCACGAGGCGCACCGCGGCGGAGGTCAACGTCGCCGAATCGACGCCGGCGCCCGAGGTGGGCAGCATCAGGTCGGCTGCGACGAACGACGTCGGCACGACGTCCGACGCGCCGTTGCCCGGACGCGTCGCGGTGATCGACGGACGGCTGTTCAGCGGCGCGCCCGGCAGGATCTCAAATCGGTCGAACGTGGCGGTGAAGTCCGGCGTGCCGGAGCTCTTCTTGGCCGCGAGGATGCCGGTGGTGGAGGCGGTGTTGAAGAACTCGTTCTTCTTGGTGCCGCTCAGCGTCAGCTCACCGCCCAGCTTCACGACGGCGCCACCGTTGATGCGGTAGTAGGCCAGCACCTTGCCGGTGGTGGCGTTGCCGCTCATGAAGAGGTCCAGGGTCGAGATGCCGTTGAACCCACCGATATCCGTGTACGACGTCGGCGTCGCCAACGAGTGCGTGTAGCTCGTGCCGACCAATGTCTCATCGATGAACTGAAGCATCGGCGTGCCGCCGACGTTCACGGCCACCAGCTTGACGTAGTTGTCCTGGTTCGGTCCGAACATCAGGCCAGCCTGATTATTGTTGGCCGTGTAGTTGCTCAGCGGACCCACGAGGCGCACGCTGACCGTGAACCCGGCTGCTCCCGTGGCGTCGAACTTCGTCTCCAGCGCATTGCGGAGCGTGCTGTCGTCGTTGTAGTTGGTGCCGGTGCTGCCCGTGCCCTGCGCGGTAACCGTGAGAACGCCCGCCGTGGTGTCCAGGTCGATCAGGCTCGGCACGTACTCGGCGTCCGGCGAGCCGTTCATCACCTGCACGTGCGTGAAGCCGGTGCCCTGCCCGTCCTTGTCGAGCATGCCACCACCGTCCTGGTCGAAGTCGAGCAGGAACGGCAACGACTGGATGGCCGACGGGTTGCCCGCCAACAGGCGGCGGTCCTCGAGCCGCTCGACCACGCTGTTGACGGCACGACGCAACCGAACCCCTGACGTAAGCTTCTTAAACACAGATAATCCCTTGATAGACGGCACTGATCACTGATGGTCTGGGGACCCGCGCACCCACGCAGGGCCCCTCTCACAACGTACTAGAAGCAAAGGACGACGCCGAACCAAAATCGCATCGCCTCAGGTCCGATATATTTATCATCGGGTCGTGCGGGAGGGCCGCAACGTCTGGGAGGGAAACGACTCGTAGCACCTACCGACTTCACCCAACCCCACCCCGTTTGCAATCGCATACGTCGTGACACTTAGAATACGGCAAAAGAACCTAAACGGATACAAAAATCCGCGTTAATTGCTGTTCAACACGCGGTGGGGAAATGGGCAAGGACGTCTTCAATTCTTGAGCGAACAGCGACACGTGAAGCTCTTCCAGCATCCAACGGAGGTGCTGCACGTCCAGATCGTCAAAGCGATCTGACGCGTCCAAATAACGTTCCCAAAGCCGGTTAAAGATAGCCGCGTTCGCTTGGTCGCGCGTCGTTCCACCCATGACCAATTTTCGGTGACGCGCACCGTACGCCTTCACGAACCGCGGAAGATGGGTAAGCCAAGTAGGCGGTGTAATTGTTAAGAAACTCTTGAAAATAAGGTGCGTCAATCGTTCTCTCAGGTCTGTGATGGTCGCGTGTGCGTTCGATGGGGCGGGTTGGCCCAGTTGAAGCGTGACAGCTTGGTACTCGGCCAGCGTCTGGCGCGTAATACGCCAGACGTCGCTGGCAACGATCGCCAGGTCATTCCAAGCGCGATCGATACGTCGTGCGAACTCGTCCTTTGTCCGAATCGGGTCACCATCCGCGAACAGCAGGCGGTCGGCGATGGCGGTGCGCAACTCGACCTTCAGGTCCTGAGCGCTCCCCAGTCGGCTGTATAGCACCGCGGTCTTGGGGAAGTCGGGCAGGGCGTTGATGGCGTGGCTGAGCTCTTCGCGGAACTCGATCAGGAACAAACGGCGCAGGCCCAGACGCGAGGCGGCGGCCGCTTTGTCGGGTGAATCGAGCAGACGCAACGCAACGCTGTTGCCTTCATCGATGACCGCCGGATAGGCGATCAGCCGAATCCCCGGCCGGTCGATCTCGATGCGCTCCGGCAGGTCGCCGAAGTCCCACGCGCGCAGGCCGTCGCGGTCGAACGTGGTGCTCGGCAGTTCACGGATGAGCTGGGCGATGTTCTCGCTAAGCCGTTCGCGCAGCGGGATCAGATCGCGATCCTGACCCAGCGCCTTGCCGGTGTCGTCGACGACGCGCAGGTTCATGCGCAGGTAGTCGGGCAGCAGGTGATCCTGCCACTGCACCGTCGGCACGAGCTCGCCGACGATCTTGCCGATATCCCACGCCAGCGCGTCCTTGAACGATCCCTGCCGATACTTGCCCAGCAGCACCGGCGCGACGCGGGCCGCCACCTCGGGCACGGGGATCAGCTTCACGCGCAGCGGCTTAGGCAGTTGGCGGATGAGCACTTCGATCTTCTCGCGCAGCAGGCCGGGCACCAGCCATTCGAACGGTGCCGGTGACAACCGGTTCAGCGCCGCCAGCGGGATCTCCGCCGTCACACCGTCGGCTTCGTCGCTCGGGTCGAACACGTACGACAGCGGCAGGGTGACGCCGTCGATGTCGGCCGAGTCGGGGAACTGGTCGGACGCCACCGGCTGCGTGCCGGGCACGATCAGGTCCTCGATCGACATGAACAGCGCCCGGCGGTCCTGCCGCTCGGCGGCGCGGCGCCACTCCTCGAACAGCTTGCCGTCGTACACGCCCGCGGGCACCTTGGCGTCGTAGAACGCGAACCGGCTTGCGGAGTCGGTCAGCAGGTTCTTCCGCCGGGCCTTCGCCTCCAGCAGTTCCACGTCGCGCAGCAATTGATCGTTATGCCGCCGCCACGGGGCGTTGGTGGCATACTGGTTCTCGATTAGCGCCGCCTGGATGAAGATCTGCCGCGACTGCTTCGGGTCGATCGGGCCGAAGTTCACGCGCTTGCGCGGCACGATCACCAGGCCGTACAGCGTCTGCTTCTCGTACGCGCTCACGCTGGCGCCACCGCGGTAGTAGTGCGGCTCGAAGTACGTCTTCTTCACGAGGTGGCCCGCCATCCGCTCGATCCACTCAGCCTTGATGCTGGCGTTCACGCGGGCGTACAGCTTCGTCGTCTGCACGATCTCGGCGGCCATCACCCAGCGCGGCTTGGCGGTGAATAATCCCGAGCCCGGGAACAGGCTGAACTTTACGTTGCGCGGCCCCTCGTACTCGTGCGTGTCGGTCTTCATGCCCACGTTGGCCAGCAGCCCGCTCAATAGCGCGCGATGGACGGCGTCGTAAGTCGCCGGCCGCGCGTTGAACGACAGGCCGAAGTCCTCCATCAGCGTGTGCAACTGGTAGTAGACGTCGCGCCACTCGCGCATACGCACGTACGACAGGAAGTTCTGCTTGCACGCCTTGCGCAGCTTGCTGTGCGAAAGGTTCTCCTGCTGCTCGGTGAAGAACTTCCACAGCTTCAATAGTGCCAGGAAGTCCGACTGCTCGTCCCGCCATTGCTTGTGCGCCTCGTCGGCGGCCTGCTGCTGGTCGAGCGGGCGCTCGCGCGGGTCCTGTACGCTCAGCGCCGCTGCGATCACCAGCACCTCGTTCAGGCAGTGCTCGTGCGTGGCCTCGAGGATCATTCGCGCAATGCGCGGGTCGACCGGAAGCTTCGCGATGTCGCGGCCGACGTGGGTCAGCGCGTTCAACTCGTCCACCGCGCCCAGTTCGTGCAGGGTCTGATAGCCGTCCTTTACCTGTCGGTAGTCAGGGGGTTCGACGAACGGGAACTCCTGCACCTCGCCCAGCCGCTGCGACTTCATCTGAAGGATGACGTTGGCGAGGTTGGTGCGCAGGATCTCCGGCTCGGTGAACTGCGGGCGGCTCTGGAAATCTTCTTCGGAATACAGGCGGATGCAGAGGCCTGGGCCCACGCGGCCACAACGGCCCTTGCGCTGGTCGGCGCTGGCGCGGCTGATCGGTTCGATCGGCAGCCGTTGCACCTTGTTACGCGCGTTGTACCGACTGATGCGGGCGAAGCCGGTATCGATGACGTAGTGGATGCCCGGCACGGTCAACGACGTCTCGGCGACGTTCGTCGAAAGCACGATGCGCCGCCGGCCGTGCGGTTGGAAGACGCGCATCTGCTCGTCGGCCGCCAGGCGCGCGTACAACGGCAGGACCTCCGCATCGCGCGGGCCGTGCTTGCGCAGTTCTTCCGTCGCCTCACGAATGTCGCGCTCACCGGTCAGGAAGACCAGTACATCGCCCGGTCCCTCACGGCAGACTTCGTCGACGGCCGCCAGCAACGCGCTCGATTCCATCTCGTCGGCGGCGTCGATGTCGTCGGCGACGATTGGTCGGTACCGCACCTCCACCGGATATGTTCGGCCCGACACCTCGATGATCGGCGCATCCGAGAAGTGCTTGCTGAACAGCTGCGGGTTGATCGTCGCCGACGTCACGATCAGCTTCAGGTCAGGTCGCTTGGGCAGCAGCTGCGACAGGTGGCCCAGGAGGAAGTCGATGTTCAACGAGCGCTCGTGCGCCTCGTCGATGATGATCGTGTCGTAGTTTTCCAGGAAACGATCGGAACCGATCTCGGCCAGCAGGATGCCGTCGGTCATCAGCTTTACGAGCGTGTCCTGCGAGGTCTTGTCACCGAACCGCACCTTGTAGCCCACCACCTGACCCAGCGGGCGGCCAAGTTCGTCGGCGATGCGCTGAGCAACGCTGCGCGCGGCCACTCGACGCGGCTGAGTGTGACCAATCAGGCCCCGCACGCCACGGCCAAGCTCCAGGCAGATCTTGGGTAGCTGCGTGGTCTTGCCGCTGCCCGTTTCGCCACACAGGATGATGACCTGGTTGTCTCGGATCGCGTCGGCGATCTCGTTGCGCTTCTGCACGATCGGCAGCGCATCGTCGTAGTTGATCTTCGGCACGAGCTCACGGCGATGCGTGACCCGGGCCGCAGAACGATCGATCTCGGTGGTCAACTGCGCCGCGGTGGTATCAAGCGGTTTACCGTCGGCGACGGAACGTTCGAGCGTGCGCAGCCGCTGCCGCAAGCGGTGCCGGTCCCGCAGCAGAACGTGATCGAGTCTGGTGTAGAGCTCGGTGAAATTAGGCGCAGCCGATTCCAAGGGCGGGACATTCTAGCCGCTCGGAAGGCTCAATTCTCCTTTTTCTCAGCCAGGTTTACGCCCGCACCGACGATTCTCGGCACGATGTCGACCCTACCTCTGTGAAGTTACTAGATCGGCGACCGCCGGCGCGACAGCAGCAGGCCCATTCCCGCCAGCCCGAGCGTGCAGAGGCCCAAAGGCTCGGGGACGACGCTGGTTTCGACGCTGATCTGCCCGGTCGCGTAGTCGAACTGCTGGCCCCCGTCGTACACGCGCCACGACAGGCCATCGGCCAAGGTCGGGAGGATGATCGACGAGAAAGTGCCGCTGACGCCCGTGTTGGTCGTCCAGTCGAACAGGTCGTAAGTTTGCCCAGCAGCGAAGGCGACGCCCGATGCATCGACTTGAAGCGTCCCGCCGAAGGCGAGGTCGTAGCTCGTGCTGTTCGTGGAGTTCACCGCGATTGTGTCATGCCCCGAGCCGTTGAACAAATCGAAGGCGGTCGCGCCGAGCAGCGTAAGGTTGCGATCGAAGGTGAGCGTCCCCGGTGCACTGCTGGAGGTGCCGGGCGCCAGTGTGGCGTCGGCGTTGACGGTCGCAGGCCGCGCGATCTTGCCGGTGCCACCGAGCGTTCCATCGTTCGCGACAACGGCTGCGGCCGACGACGACATCGTTCCGGTGACCAGCAGGGTCCCGCCGTTGATGGTAGTTGCGCCATTATAGGAGATCGTTGCGCTCGCGAGCGTAAGGGTGCCGCCATCCACCTTGGTGATTGCGCCGGTGCCGGTGCTGTTGGTGAGCGCGCCGGAGAGCAGGGACGCGCCACTGCCACCGATCGTGACGGTGTTGCCGTTCAGGTTTGCCGGGGAAGCAAGTGTGAAGCGGTTGGTCGAGTTATTGATCCACGACTGGGTGCCACCAAGCTTGAACGCGCTGGTGTTGATCGTCAGGTCACCGCTGCTGGTGTTATCCATCAGGATGCCAACGCCGGCGACGCCGTTGATGGTGCTGCCGTTGGTCTGAAACGTGGGTGCGCCGGAGTTCTGGCCGAGCGGATTGCTGGTGATCTCGATGCTGTTGACCGTGCTCCCGGTCATCCAGATGCCGCCGATCACGGTGACGTGCGTCGAGATGGACGGCTGGTAAGCGGCGGCGCTATCGAAGACGGCGATGCGGTCGGGCGCCAAGGGGGCGCTCGCTGGCGACCAGTTGGCATTCGTGTTCCAGTTTGAATCGGTGTTCCCGACCCACGCCCGCGTCTCCAGCGCCGCGTGTGCCGCCGTCGGCAGCAGGATCGCTGCGACAAGGGTGGCGGTGGCGCGCTCGTATCCGACCGTGTGCTTCCTCGACTGCATCTGCATCTGTCCTCTCCTGTGATGGGTTAATCCAAGGTCAATCGCGACGTGACGTTCTTCTTGATGTAGGAGGCCTGGTACGTGTTGACGTGTCCGTCGAGGAACAGCACGTTGGCGGCCTTCCTGTTGTTGTGACGGTAAATGTCGAAGCTGCGCCCACCCGCCCACAGTTGGGCCCGATCCTTCAGGCTGTAGTCCTGGAAGCTGTCGGCGACATGAATCAGGCTGCTGGCCGGCCTGCGCGCCTTGGTGAGCTTGCGCGGCAGGGTCTGGTCACGCGGGGCTGGGCTCAGGTGAATCAGGTAGCCCGACTCCGCGACGCCGCTCAGGTACGGCTGAATGTCGTACCCGGTCGGCTGATACTCCGGGCAGACGAAGACCGAGCGCCGAAAGGACGCGCGGTCGCCGTCGTTGAAGGCGTAGATGTACGGGATCGTCAACGAGGTGCCCGCCCACCGGGGCCGTCCCATGTAAGGCCCCAGGGCGTGGACCATGCCGTACGAGCTGTGGTTCGGAATCGAGTTGTCGAGGTTGTGCTTCCAGTTGACCGGGGGCAGGTAACCGCGGTTGTCGTTGGCGTACATGCTGAACATGATGCCGATCTGCCGAAAGTTCGCGGCGCACGTCAACGTGTTCGCGTGCTGCCTGGCCTTGCTGAGCGCCGGCAAAAGCATGGCGACGAGGATGCTGATAATCGAGATTACGACCAGCAGTTCGACGAGGGTGAAGCCTCGGCAAGTCTGCCCGGTTGGTGTCCGTTTCCACATCGGTATCGCTCCGTTACTGTCCTGGACGCGTCGTCGCTGGCGGCGCGCTGATCGAGGCGCGCGGAACCCATTCCACCGGTAACGTCACGTGCTGTGTCGGGGCACGCTTGCGCGTCACATCGCGCCCGATGCCGTCGAACAGCAGCTCCATGGCGACCCGGCCCATTTCGACCGAGGGCTGTCGCACGGAGGCCAGTGGTGGGTCCAGCCAGCGACACAGCGGCGAGTCGTCGAACCCGACGATGCTCACGTCCGCCGGGATGCGCAGGCCCATGCCGCGGATCGTCCGATACGCCTCGGCGGCCACCTGATCGTCCGAGTAGAAGACGGCCGTCGGGCGGTCCTCACGCGACAGAAGCTGCCGCGTGCAGCGCGCGATTCGCTCAGACCAGTCTTCCTGCGGTTGCACGGCCAGGTCGACCACGCGCGACCGGTCGAACGGCAGCCCGCGGTCGCCGACCGCGTCGCGCAGGCCCTCCAGGCGTGCGCGAACGGTGCCGGCAGCCATGTTCCCGATGAACCCGAACGTCCGGTGGCCCAGATCGACCAACGCATTGCCGACCATCAGCCCACCGGCATGGTTGTCGGCCGTGACCGACGCGACCTCGAGGTCGCGCGTGTGTTCGTCGACGAGCACGAACGGAAAGCCCTTCTGCTTCAGTTCGATCAACGCCTCGGTGAAGCGGGGGTGGTGCCACGACAGGATCAACGCCCCGTCGGCCGACCGGTCGGGCAGACCCTTGAGGATCGCGATGTCGTGATCCATGCGGTTGTGCGCATCGTACACCTGCACCTGGTAGCCACGTTCGCCGCCCAGCAACTGTGCGCCGCGGGCGATCTGCACGCACTGTTCGAATGCGAGGTCGGGCACGATCACCCCGATCTCGCGGGTCGCAAGGTCGGCCTGGCGCACGAACAATCCCTTGCCCGGGCGTCGTTCGATCAGACCTTCTCGAATCAACTGATCGGTCGCCCGACGGACCGACACCCGGCTGATGCCGTTCTCGCGGCAAAACTCCTGCTCGGTCCCCACGAACTCACCCGCCTTGCGCGATCCGTCTTGGATGGCAGTGCGGAGCTTTACCAAGAGCTCGTCGTACACCGTTGTACTACGGGTATTAATACATGTGTTATACACGGGGGGATTGTGTACTGTGAATGGTCCATAGTCAAATGATTTGCCAAAAACTGTCCTATATTGCGTGAAAGAAGCTCGATAAGTTCAGGAAGCCGATCGCGCGGCGTCGGAATAGATGTTCTGGCCACCTGTTGCCTATACCGTTGCGTTCAATCGTGTTACAGTTCGCTGCCAACCGGCCGCCACGTATCTGATGCTGAAGTTCATTCTCTTTCGCATCCTCCAGTTCCCACTGATCCTCGCGATCATCTACGTCGTCACCTTTCTGCTGGTCTGGGTTGCGCCAGGCAGCCCATTCGAGCGCACCGATCGCGCGATCGACCCAAAGATTATCGAGCTGAAAAAGGAACAACTGCACGCTGCCAGCGCGTTGGAATTTCTGACCTACTACCCATGGAACGTAATCCGGCACGGCGACTTCGGGCCGAGCCTGAATTACGAGGAATGGTCGGTTAACGACATCATTAAATCTGGTCTGCCGGTCTCGGTAACGCTGGGCCTGCTTGCGATCACGATCGCCACGTTCGCCGGGGTGGCGATCGGGGCGGCCGGGGCGGCGTGGCGGGGGGGCGTGGTGGATTGGCTCGGGCTGGGCGTCGCGCTCGTGGGCATCAGCTTGCCGGGCTTCGTCACCGCGGGGCTGCTGATCACGATTTTCTCCGTGAACCTGAAGTGGTTTCCAGTCGGCGGGTGGGGCACGCTGTCGACGATGATCCTGCCGGCGATCGCGCTGGCGCTGATGCCGATGGCCTACATCACGCGCCTGTCGCGGGCCGCGATGATCGACGTGCTCGGCAGCGACTTCATCCGCACCGCCCGCGCTAAGGGGCTGAGTAAACCGTCCGTCGTTGTAAAGCACGCATTGAAGAACGCCATGCTGCCGGTGCTGAGCTACATCGGCCCAGCGACCGCAGCGGCGATGACCGGGTCGTTCGTTGTCGAGAAGGTCTTCAACATCCATGGCCTCGGCGAGCATTTCGTCAACAGCGTGCTGAACCGTGACCAGACGCTCGTGCTGGGTGTGGTGATGGTCTACTCGACGCTGCTGCTCGGCATGAACCTTCTGGTCGATTTGAGCTACGCGCTCGTCGACCCGCGCATCGATCTGAGCGACAAGGGGGCGGCATGACCGCCATCACCACGACGGTGAACATGTCCCCCGCGGCGCCACCGGTCGACAACCTCGGCCGACGTTTGCTGGGGAGCGGGCGCGTGATGATTGGTGGCGCGATCGTGCTGCTGATCGCGCTCGCCTGTATCGCGAGCCTGCCGTGGACCAGCGACGGTGGCGTCGGTGGCACCGGTGCCGGCACGTGGTACTACGATCGACAGGAGGCGGGCGGTAGCCGCTTGCCGCCCGATGTGTCGTCAGTCGATCGCTGGTTCGGCACCGACGTGCTGGGCCGCAGCCTGCTGGCCCGCTGCCTGTTCGGTGGCTGCATCAGCCTAGCGATCGGCCTCGCGGCGGCGGTCATATCCATGGTGCTGGGCGTGGGTGTCGGGCTGCTGGCCGGGTATCGCGGCGGATGGACCGACGCCATCCTCATGCGGCTGGTCGACATCCTCTACGGCCTGCCCTACATCCTGATCATCGTGCTGCTGAAGTTTGCGCTCGAGCCGATCGTCATCGATTGGCTGACGGCCCTGAACCTGCACGTCTTGCCCGACCGGTTGAAGTTTCCACCCGCCGGCGCCGCCAACGTGATTACGATGTTCATCGCGATCGGGTCGGTCAGCTGGCTGACGATGGCGCGGGTGGTGCGCGGGCAGGTGCTCAGTTTGCGCAACCAGCCGTTTATCGAAGCCGCGCGGGCTGCCGGTCTGACCGAGATGCGTATTTTCGGCACGCACCTGCTACCAAACCTGATCGGACCCGTGATTGTTTATGCGACGCTGACCGTGCCCCGGGCGATTCTGGAAGAATCGCTGCTAAGCTTCCTTGGCGTCGGCGTGCAGCCACCGGTACCGACGTGGGGATCGCTGGCGTCGGACGGCATCGGGCTGGCGCTGAACCCCGTCAACAGTCGATGGTGGCTGTTGTTGTTCCCCTGTTCCTTGCTGGCGGTTACCTTGCTGGCGTTGAACTTCCTGGGGGATGGCCTGCGCGACGTGCTCGATCCGAAGCGCGGCGCCGCGCGAATGTGAACCCGCCGACCGCCTGTCATTGGCCAAGGCTTACTGCGAGCGAGTGACTTCATGGAGAATCGCTTCGGCATCAAAGACTTCCTGCTGCTGACCCTCGTGGTCGTGCTGATCGTGATGGTCGCGCTGGCGATGAAGCAGTACGACCGGCAGTGGAACGAACTGCGCGCGATCCGCGCCAACATCGACGCGCAGTCGCGCGATTTGCGCGATCTGCAGGGCCGCATTGCCAGTGGCGCGATTGCGGCTCGGCCGGCGGAAGGTGGAGCGGCGCCGGCGACGACGCAGGCGATCGATCCGAGAGACCCCTTTGCGTACATCCGCGCCGCC
The Tepidisphaeraceae bacterium DNA segment above includes these coding regions:
- a CDS encoding ABC transporter permease, with product MTAITTTVNMSPAAPPVDNLGRRLLGSGRVMIGGAIVLLIALACIASLPWTSDGGVGGTGAGTWYYDRQEAGGSRLPPDVSSVDRWFGTDVLGRSLLARCLFGGCISLAIGLAAAVISMVLGVGVGLLAGYRGGWTDAILMRLVDILYGLPYILIIVLLKFALEPIVIDWLTALNLHVLPDRLKFPPAGAANVITMFIAIGSVSWLTMARVVRGQVLSLRNQPFIEAARAAGLTEMRIFGTHLLPNLIGPVIVYATLTVPRAILEESLLSFLGVGVQPPVPTWGSLASDGIGLALNPVNSRWWLLLFPCSLLAVTLLALNFLGDGLRDVLDPKRGAARM